A genome region from Anolis carolinensis isolate JA03-04 chromosome 6, rAnoCar3.1.pri, whole genome shotgun sequence includes the following:
- the pnkp gene encoding bifunctional polynucleotide phosphatase/kinase, producing MRCLLVSQDKRHDPIVLPDAITVILGRGPESRVTDKKCSRTQVELLANYAYRSVRVTQRGVNPTSVEEIHLRCGDSTTLQEGETLFLVNRLYPYHVRFEQDPSSPKKNLLHFFSPKRPLKEEEEVEEKDRKAQTAKRIKSSSPSEDEEEDEDDPHVTEKLRQLQETAALAEETHPSPQKQPAYQMAPQPRDSWEDHGKLLVFTKKGVVPSSKVAGFDLDGTLITTQSGKVFPTSPDDWRILYPEVPRKLKQLQSEGYKLVIFTNQMGISRGRLRPEVFKSKAEAVIERLGVPLQVFVATGAGIYRKPVLGMWDHLCEKANGGLAISLQQSVYVGDAAGRPANWAPGHKKKDFSCSDRLFALNVGLPFYTPEEYFLGWKKAPFVLPNFDPRTLDPKARLYDPPEACLTSSSSELVVAVGFPAAGKSTFLKKHLVSVGYVHSNRDTLGSWQKCVAMCQASLQAGKRVVVDNTNPDLESRQRFIECAKEAGVPCRCFLFTASLEQAKHNNRFREMTEKGHVPVNDIVLNTYKSKYVEPSLEEGFSEILKIHFVPQFADSQKESLYRLFSEG from the exons ATGCGGTGTCTCCTCGTCAGCCAGGACAAGCGTCATGATCCCATTGTGCTGCCTGATGCTATAACTGTAATTCTGGGCAGGGGCCCCGAGTCACGAGTCACGGATAAGAAATGTTCTCGGACACAAG TGGAATTGCTGGCAAACTATGCCTACCGATCAGTTCGAGTCACACAG CGAGGGGTGAACCCTACATCGGTGGAGGAAATACATCTGCGTTGTGGGGACAGCACAACACTCCAGGAAGGAGAGACTCTGTTCTTGGTGAATAGATTGTATCCATACCACGTTCGTTTTGAGCAAGATCCCAGCTCCCCAAAGAAAAACCTGCTACATTTCTTCAGTCCCAAACGCCCtctgaaagaagaggaggaggtggaggagaaggACAGAAAGGCCCAGACAGCCAAGCGAATCAAGTCTTCCTCCCCTTCTGAGGATGAGGAAGAAGACGAAGATGACCCCCATGTGACTGAGAAACTAAGGCAGTTGCAGGAGACGGCAGCTCTGGCAGAAGAGACCCATCCATCGCCCCAGAAACAGCCTGCCTATCAGATGGCTCCCCAGCCCCGTGACTCCTGGGAGGACCATGGCAAGCTCCTGGTCTTTACAAAGAAAGGAGTGGTGCCCAGCTCCAAA GTGGCAGGCTTTGATCTAGATGGGACTCTCATCACTACTCAATCTGGGAAAGTGTTCCCAACCAGCCCTGATGACTGGAG GATCCTGTACCCTGAAGTCCCCCGTAAGCTGAAGCAGCTTCAGAGTGAGGGTTATAAG CTTGTGATCTTCACCAACCAGATGGGCATTAGCCGTGGACGTCTAAGGCCTGAGGTTTTTAAATCAAAAGCAGAAGCTGTGATTGAGCGGCTGGGGGTTCCACTGCAG GTCTTTGTGGCAACTGGCGCTGGCATTTACCGTAAACCTGTCCTTGGCATGTGGGATCATCTATGTGAGAAG GCAAATGGTGGCTTAGCAATATCTTTGCAACAAAGTGTCTATGTAGGAG ATGCAGCCGGGCGTCCAGCAAACTGGGCCCCTGGACATAAGAAGAAGGATTTCTCTTGCAGCGATCGCCTG TTTGCTCTGAATGTTGGGCTGCCCTTCTACACGCCTGAAGAGTATTTTCTAGGCTGGAAAAAGGCACCATTTGTACTCCCCAATTTTGACCCG AGGACTCTAGATCCCAAAGCGCGCCTTTATGACCCTCCAGAAGCATGTCTGACTTCATCCTCCTCAGAACTGGTTGTAGCTGTTGGCTTCCCTGCTG CTGGCAAGTCAACTTTTTTGAAGAAACATTTGGTCTCTGTTGGTTATGTCCATTCCAACCGA GACACACTTGGTTCCTGGCAGAAATGTGTAGCTATGTGCCAGGCATCACTGCAAGCAGGGAAGCGTGTAGTAGTGGACAATACCAATCCTGACCTGGAATCAAGACAGAG GTTCATTGAGTGTGCTAAGGAGGCGGGTGTTCCCTGCCGTTGTTTCCTCTTCACTGCGTCATTGGAACAAGCTAAGCATAACAATAGA TTTCGGGAGATGACGGAAAAGGGACACGTGCCTGTCAATGATATTGTTCTGAACACTTACAA GAGCAAGTATGTGGAACCATCACTAGAAGAAGGTTTCTCTGAAATCCTCAAGATTCATTTTGTACCTCAGTTTGCAGACTCTCAAAAGGAATCACTTTACCGTCTATTTTCGGAAGGATGA
- the ruvbl2 gene encoding ruvB-like 2 isoform X1, which yields MEKAVWKEPKATKVPEVRDVTRIERIGAHSHIRGLGLDDTLEPRQVSQGMVGQLAARRAAGVILEMIKEGKIAGRAVLIAGQPGTGKTAIAMGMAQALGLDTPFTAIAGSEIFSLEMSKTEALTQAFRRSIGVRIKEETEIIEGEVVEIQIDRPATGTGAKVGKLTLKTTEMETIYDLGTKMIESLTKEKVQAGDVITIDKATGKITKLGRSFTRARDYDAMGSQTKFVQCPDGELQKRKEVVHTVSLHEIDVINSRTQGFLALFSGDTGEIKSEVREQINAKVAEWREEGKAEVIPGVLFIDEVHMLDIECFSFLNRALESDMAPVLIMATNRGITRIRGTNYQSPHGIPIDLLDRMLIISTSPYSDKETKQILKIRCEEEDVEMNEDAYTVLTRIGLETSLRYAIQLITAANLVCRKRKGTEVQVDDIKRVYSLFLDESRSTQYMKEYQDAFMFNEVKGDTMDTS from the exons ATGGAAaaagcagtgtggaaggagcctaag GCAACCAAGGTCCCTGAAGTCCGAGATGTCACCCGAATTGAACGCATTG GTGCCCACTCCCACATCAGAGGGCTTGGCTTGGATGACACATTGGAACCCCGACAG GTGTCACAGGGAATGGTTGGCCAATTAGCTGCTCGTCGTGCTGCTGGTGTGATCTTGGAAATGATCAAGGAGGGCAAAATTGCTGGCCGAGCCGTCCTGATTGCTGGGCAGCCAGGCACAGGAAAAACTGCCATTGCCATGG GAATGGCACAGGCGCTGGGCCTTGACACCCCTTTCACAGCTATTGCTGGCAGCGAGATCTTCTCCTTGGAGATGAGCAAGACAGAAGCACTGACTCAGGCCTTTCGCCGTTCCATTGGTGTCCGCATCAA GGAGGAAACAGAAATAATTGAAGGTGAAGTGGTAGAGATCCAGATAGATCGCCCAGCAACTGGTACT GGTGCAAAGGTGGGGAAGCTTACCTTGAAAACAACTGAAATGGAAACCATCTATGACTTGGGCACCAAGATGATTGAATCACTGACCAAAGAAAAAGTACAGGCTGG AGATGTAATCACCATTGACAAAGCCACTGGAAAGATTACCAAACTTGGACGTTCTTTTACTCGCGCACGAGACTATGATGCCATGGGTTCACAG ACAAAATTTGTGCAATGTCCTGATGGGGAGCTGCAGAAGCGCAAGGAAGTGGTGCATACAGTCTCGTTGCATGAAATTGATGTCATCAACAGCCGCACACAAGGCTTCCTGGCCCTGTTTTCTG GTGATACCGGAGAAATAAAGTCAGAGGTCCGGGAGCAGATCAATGCCAAAGTAGCTGAGTGGCGAGAGGAGGGCAAGGCTGAGGTGATCCCAGGG GTTCTGTTTATTGATGAAGTCCACATGCTGGATATTGAGTGCTTTTCCTTTCTCAACCGGGCCTTGGAGAGTGACATGGCACCTGTCCTCATCATGGCTACTAATCGAGGCATCACCAG GATTCGTGGCACCAACTATCAGAGCCCCCATGGCATCCCTATTGACCTGCTGGATCGCATGCTCATCATCTCAACCTCTCCCTACAGTGACAAGGAAACTAAACAGATCCTCAAAATCCG atgtgaggaggaagatgttgaaatGAATGAAGATGCCTACACAGTGCTTACTCGGATTGGCCTGGAGACTTCCTTGCGCTACGCCATCCAGCTCATCACAGCAGCCAACCTGGTGTGCCGCAAGAGAAAG GGGACGGAGGTTCAAGTGGATGACATCAAACGTGTGTACTCATTGTTCCTGGATGAGTCACGCTCCACTCAGTACATGAAAGAATACCAGGATGCCTTTATGTTCAACGAAGTCA aggGAGACACCATGGACACATCTTGA
- the ruvbl2 gene encoding ruvB-like 2 isoform X2, which produces MATAAATKVPEVRDVTRIERIGAHSHIRGLGLDDTLEPRQVSQGMVGQLAARRAAGVILEMIKEGKIAGRAVLIAGQPGTGKTAIAMGMAQALGLDTPFTAIAGSEIFSLEMSKTEALTQAFRRSIGVRIKEETEIIEGEVVEIQIDRPATGTGAKVGKLTLKTTEMETIYDLGTKMIESLTKEKVQAGDVITIDKATGKITKLGRSFTRARDYDAMGSQTKFVQCPDGELQKRKEVVHTVSLHEIDVINSRTQGFLALFSGDTGEIKSEVREQINAKVAEWREEGKAEVIPGVLFIDEVHMLDIECFSFLNRALESDMAPVLIMATNRGITRIRGTNYQSPHGIPIDLLDRMLIISTSPYSDKETKQILKIRCEEEDVEMNEDAYTVLTRIGLETSLRYAIQLITAANLVCRKRKGTEVQVDDIKRVYSLFLDESRSTQYMKEYQDAFMFNEVKGDTMDTS; this is translated from the exons ATGGCAACGGCGGCG GCAACCAAGGTCCCTGAAGTCCGAGATGTCACCCGAATTGAACGCATTG GTGCCCACTCCCACATCAGAGGGCTTGGCTTGGATGACACATTGGAACCCCGACAG GTGTCACAGGGAATGGTTGGCCAATTAGCTGCTCGTCGTGCTGCTGGTGTGATCTTGGAAATGATCAAGGAGGGCAAAATTGCTGGCCGAGCCGTCCTGATTGCTGGGCAGCCAGGCACAGGAAAAACTGCCATTGCCATGG GAATGGCACAGGCGCTGGGCCTTGACACCCCTTTCACAGCTATTGCTGGCAGCGAGATCTTCTCCTTGGAGATGAGCAAGACAGAAGCACTGACTCAGGCCTTTCGCCGTTCCATTGGTGTCCGCATCAA GGAGGAAACAGAAATAATTGAAGGTGAAGTGGTAGAGATCCAGATAGATCGCCCAGCAACTGGTACT GGTGCAAAGGTGGGGAAGCTTACCTTGAAAACAACTGAAATGGAAACCATCTATGACTTGGGCACCAAGATGATTGAATCACTGACCAAAGAAAAAGTACAGGCTGG AGATGTAATCACCATTGACAAAGCCACTGGAAAGATTACCAAACTTGGACGTTCTTTTACTCGCGCACGAGACTATGATGCCATGGGTTCACAG ACAAAATTTGTGCAATGTCCTGATGGGGAGCTGCAGAAGCGCAAGGAAGTGGTGCATACAGTCTCGTTGCATGAAATTGATGTCATCAACAGCCGCACACAAGGCTTCCTGGCCCTGTTTTCTG GTGATACCGGAGAAATAAAGTCAGAGGTCCGGGAGCAGATCAATGCCAAAGTAGCTGAGTGGCGAGAGGAGGGCAAGGCTGAGGTGATCCCAGGG GTTCTGTTTATTGATGAAGTCCACATGCTGGATATTGAGTGCTTTTCCTTTCTCAACCGGGCCTTGGAGAGTGACATGGCACCTGTCCTCATCATGGCTACTAATCGAGGCATCACCAG GATTCGTGGCACCAACTATCAGAGCCCCCATGGCATCCCTATTGACCTGCTGGATCGCATGCTCATCATCTCAACCTCTCCCTACAGTGACAAGGAAACTAAACAGATCCTCAAAATCCG atgtgaggaggaagatgttgaaatGAATGAAGATGCCTACACAGTGCTTACTCGGATTGGCCTGGAGACTTCCTTGCGCTACGCCATCCAGCTCATCACAGCAGCCAACCTGGTGTGCCGCAAGAGAAAG GGGACGGAGGTTCAAGTGGATGACATCAAACGTGTGTACTCATTGTTCCTGGATGAGTCACGCTCCACTCAGTACATGAAAGAATACCAGGATGCCTTTATGTTCAACGAAGTCA aggGAGACACCATGGACACATCTTGA